In Trueperella pecoris, the DNA window CTTTGACGAGAAGGTGGACTTTTTCTCTGTAGGAACCAATGACCTCATCCAATACATGGCAGCCGCAGACCGTGGAAACGCCGACGTGGAAGACATTTCCGCGGAAGTTATACCGCTCGTCGTCGATCTTATCGCTGATGCGGCACGACTCCTCGATTCTCCACTCGGAGTCTGTGGCGACTTAGCCTCCTCCGAGGAACACGTTCCTCAACTAATCCGGGCAGGCGTCGCCTCGCTCTCGGTACGTCCCGGCCTCGTGCCACGGATCAAGCAGGCGATCCGTCACATTCCATAGGAGGCACGCGCTTGACGAAGAATTGTGGGTAAATTTTCGACTAATCCCTATCTGCCAAGATGGCTGTGAGCTCGTATGAGACGACTTCTGCTATTGGTGTGGGCGTCAGGGCTTTTAGCTGCTGGGTTTTGTTTTAAGGTGGTGGAGGTGCGATAGCTCAGAGGGCTTGGTCTAACTCGCTCTCCGACAGATCTTTTAAAAATATGGCCTGCCTAGTGACAGATCTTTTGAAGATACTGGACACCAATTCACATAGAGGCCTAGTAGGCCCCAGATTCATGTTTTATCTCGGGCACTCGCGCGTGGATTTGCCGAAACCGCATTAGAGACAGGCATTTGCTCCTCACATATACACCGGACGAAAATCGTCCCACAGATTCCTTATTTAGGGCCAACTGCTGATATTGCCACCGTGAATTCGAGTGGCCCTTGTGGCACAAGGTATTCGGGGTGCGTGCGCGCTCCCCAGGAGTCATCACCACCGACGCCGCGGCGCATCCCTGGGCGGAGCCAGGTTCGCCGGTGTGGGCCCAGCTCGTGCGGGTGCAGAGCGTTTTCCAGCTCGAACGGGCTGACTGGCAAGGCAGAAAACTCCATCTCGGATTGGGCCACGATTTCGATTCCGCGCCCCTCAGCGTCAGTGACCTGGGCCCACCGCACACCCGTGCGCGAGCCACATTCTTGCGGACGCAGGTAAGGCGTGAGCATCGTTTCAACATCGGTTTCGTACAGCCCGACATAAGCGCCTTGGCGCCGGTCGACGGCGCATTCTTCCGGCCCTTCGCCATACCAGCGCACGTTTCGCAACGATGGGTCGACAGGGATGAGGAAACCGAATTCCGGTGGATCCCCCAGGCCAGCCCCTGGCTCTAGGCGAGCTGTGAGCACAACGGTCGAATCGGGATAGACCCGAGCCGAGATCTCGCAACGCGACACGGGTGCAGAGGCCAGTTCCAACGTCCAGGACACCTCAATGCTGTCCCCGTCACTCACGCGCATGTCTCCCAACATTCGACTATAGCGTGAGGCGAGCAACCACTGGCCATCTTCCATCGGGCCGCCCCAGCCGCGTTCGTTCGAGGTGGGCGCGTGCCAGAAGTTGACGCTTGGCGTGCCTGCCAAGATCTGGCGCTCACGGCCCGGCTCTCCCACAGTGTAGGACTGTAACCCACCATAGAGTCGGGAGAACAAGACTTCGAAGCAGTCACCGCGTACGCCAATGTTGTGAACCGTGTCGATAACCTTGAGCGCGCCTGATGTTCTGCGCACTCCAGCCGTCAGCCTCCTTGGCAGCGCCGGCGGCTCGCCCACCCTAAACACGTGCTGTCCGCGCGCCACTTCAAATCCGCCGGGTGCATACAGCTGTGCCTGGGCTAGCAGGAAGCGGACGTCGATGGCGTATTCTCCCACCTCAGTCGGCAACTGGAACGGCAGGGCGAAAGTTCCCCTCTGACCCGGATCGAGATCCACCGCCACCGGAGAGCTCTCCAGACAAACGCCTTCTCTAGACAGGCTGACCTCACAGGTCAGATGTGAAGTGCGGACGAACACGTATTCGTTGTCAACCGTAAAACCATCTTCGCCGACGTCGATAAGTAGCGGCTGGTAGAGCGCCTTGAGGGCCTGAGTCTGCGGCTTGGGCGTGTGATCGGCGAAAAACAGGCCATTGCCGCTGAAGTCGCCGTCGTGTGGAGCTTCTCCAAAGTCGCCGCCGTAACCGAAGTACTCGCGCCCAGCGGCGTCGCGAATGGGGAGCGCTTGGTCGGCAAAGTCCCACACGAACACGCCCTGGAAGTGCGCTTCGCGGCGCATGAGGTCCATGTAACGATCCACCGCACCGAAGGAGTTGCCCATTGCGTGGGCGAACTCGCACAAAATAAAGGGTTTATCAGAGTGCTCGCGCAGGTAGTCTGCCACGCCCGCCGCCGGCGTATACATCTGCGAGGCGACGTCACTCGTGCCGGGGTAACGTTGGTCGTGGAAAACGCCTTCATAGTGGATTGGCCGCGAATCCATCGTACGGGCCGCATCGGCCACGCGTGCCAGCACACTTCCGCCATACGATTCGTTGCCGAGCGACCACATGATGACGCACGGGTGATTTCGATCGCGGGCTACCATCGAGGTCACGCGGTCGGCAACGGGTGCGTACCATTCATCGCGATCCCCCGGCAGGGCAAGCTCCACTCCACCTTCTCCGCGTATGATGCGGTCCCACATGCCGTGCGTTTCCAGGCCCGCCTCAGCGATAACGTAGAAGCCCAGGCGGTCGCACAGCTCGTAGAACGGAGTCGAATTCGGGTAGTGGCTGGTGCGGATGGCATTCACGCCGAGCTGCTTGAGTGCAATGAGATCTTTCTTGAGGAGCTCCTCGTCAGGTACGCGCCCGCGCGGGCCGAACTCGTGCCGGTTCACGCCCTTGAGTTTGACTGGCTTTCCATTGACGCGCAGCAACGCGCCCTCGATAGCCACCGTACGGATGCCCACCGGCTGGTCAATGACCTCAAGGAGCTCGCCGTCGCTGACGCTTATCCGCATACGGTACAGGTGAGGGTCCTCTGCCGTCCACAGCCGCGCAGACGGTACCTCCATCCACAGGCGGTTCCCGTCCCGAGTGAACTCGCCGACGCCGTCAAGCTCGGCTGCCACCCTAGCTTTCTCTAGACCTATCCCCTCAATCTCGACCGAGATACGGGCGGTGCCGCCGTCGGGAATGATCTCACTGGTCACACGGATATTCTCAATGTGGCAGCGGGGTCGTAGCCGCAAAAATACCGAACGATAAAGGCCGGAAAATCGGAAAAAGTCTTGGTCTTCGAGCCACGATCCTGAGCTCCACTTCCACACCCGGCACACAATCCGGTGGCTGGCACCATCAGCAAACTCGGTGACATCAAATTCGGCTGGCAGAAAGGACCCTTCCGAATAGCCGACGAACGTGCCATCCACCCACAGCGCCAGCGCGGATTCTGCTCCCTCAGCTACGAAGCTAAGCTGCTGGTCTGGTGCGGCGGCGGGGAAAACGGCATCGCGGGCGTATGTGGAGACGGGATTGAACTGCATGGGAACCTGGCCCGGTTCGATATCCTCGCGACCATCCCACGGGTACTGAACGTTGACATATTGCGGGCGGTCATAACCCGCGAGTTGAACGTGGCCGGGCACGACGACGTCGTCCCAACCGGCGATCTCGGCCTCGGGGTGTTCCAGACCAGCAGGAACGTCAGCCGGAGAGTGTGCGTGAAAGTATTTCCAGACCCCATCGAGGCACGTCTCAAAAGACGAATCGCCCGCGTCGGCCTCAGCGCGGCTCGCAAACCAACGGTGATCGGAATGAGCTCGGCGGCGATTAACCGCAAATACCGTGGGGTCAGCTATTGTCTGCTGATCGACATACGTCATTTGACCGCTCCTGTCACTCCGTTAGCGAACGAACGCTGCAAGGCCAAGAAAACGACGACGGCCGGAAGCGAGGCGATAAGCACTGCAAGCATGAGCACACCATAATCGGTGACATACCCAGCAGACAGGTTCGAAACGAGCATCGGCATCGTCTGATAGGCGTTATCAACGAGGATAACTTTGGGCCACAAAAAGTTGTTCCACGCCGTCATAAACGTGATAACAGCCGCCGCCGCATAGGTCGAACGCATCGTAGGGATGTAGATACGGATAAAGATCGATAGCTCACCAAGGCCATCGATGCGCGCAGCCTCCAGGATTTCATGGGGGAAGTTACGCGAGGCCTGGCGGAAGAGCAAAATGAGGAATGGGGTGGAAATAGCTGGAAGAACCACCGCCCACGTGCTGTTGACCATTCCTGCACGCGCAAACATGCGGAAGAGCGGGATCATGGTCGCCGCAAACGGGATCATCATCGCGATCAACAACACGCCCATGAGGCGGTCTTTCGTGCGCGAATGGAAAATCTCGAAAGAGTAGCCAGCTATCGAGCATATGATCAACGCCAAGGCAGTAGTCGCCACCGCGTTAACTGTCGAATGCCACAGGGCACTGGCCAGGTCTTGGGATGCCACTAAGGAGTTAAAATTTTCCACCAAGTGGCTGCCCGGAGTCAGTTTCGTGGACAGCACATCCCGGCTCTCGTTCGTTGCCGAGACGGCCATGAAATACAGAGGGAAGAGCGAAGCCAAAGCAACGATCGACAGGAAGATGTATTGAGGCGCGCTGCGCAATGTTTTAGTCACGCTTATCACCCACCTTCAACTGAATAAACGCAAGGATAGCGACGAGAATCAAAATCACGTAAGAAATCGCTGCCGCGTAGCCAAAGTTCGGGTTCTTTTGGAAGGAAAGCTCGTAAAGGTAATGCGACATCGTCATCGTTCCATAGGCCGGACCACCCTTCGTAAGATTCCACGATTCGTCAAAGAGCTGGAGTGTGCCATTGGTAGACAGGATTGCAGTGAGCACAATAATCGGTTTGAGCTGGGGGACAATCACATACCAGAACGTTTTGATCGGGCCGGCACCGTCGATGCGCGCCGCCTCGATGGTGGACGGGTCAATGTTTTGCAAACCCGCCAGATAGAAGATCATGTTGTATCCTGTCCAACGCCACAGCAAGCCGAGGATGATAACCATGCGAGCCGTGCCAGGCTGTCCTAACCAATTGACCGGAGCCTCAATTAGGTTCCACGACATCAGAGTCTGATTGACGAAACCATCAGTCGCGAAGAGAGTCCTGAACACAAGCGAATAGGACACCAACGATACCGCGCACGGCAAAAATATAGCCGTTCGCCAAAAGGCCTTAAACTTCAATCCGGGACGATTAAGAATGACAGCCAAAACAAGCGCAGCGATCAGCATGATCGGAACCTGGATCACCAGGTAAATCACGGTGTTCTTCAGTGTCATCATGAAGATTTCATCCTCAAGAAGACGCTGATAGTTCATCCAGATTGGTTCAGCGACATGCAAGCGTGTTCCCTTGCCCGTCTGGAATGACAAGATAAAGGCCTCAACCATCGGCCAGAAGCTTGTCACCAGAATGAGCAATGAGGCAGGAATAATGAATGACCAGCTTGTCAGTATTTGCCTACGTCGCATTCGTGAGCGGCCAGCGTTCACTGTGCCACTACTGTGTGTATTGCGTGCCATGGCTTCCTTCCAAGGAGAAAATGCGGGGTCGGCACGGATGCCGACCCCGCGCGGGAGAGGCTTACTTCATCGCGAATTCAACAGTTGACTGTGCCTCAGCGAAGGCAGTCTTTGCATCCGCACCGGACGCGATCTTCGTCAGTGCCGTATTGACGGCGTCGCGAGCCTCGGTGTGGTAAATGCCGGTCACGACCGTTGGAACCTTTGCGCCAAAGCCAACGACGTCGGAGTAGACTTTCTGCCCGCCGAAGAACTTCTGCGGCTCACCGTAGACGGAGGACTTGCCGGCGGGGATCCAGTTGGCGATAGCGCCAGCCTTGGACAGGATCGTGTCGTAGAAATCGACAGAGCCTGCGAAAGTCTTGGCGAGGAAGTCCTGGGCGAGTTCCTTGTTCGCATTGGCGCTAATCGCCCACGAGGAGCCTCCATTGCTGGTGTAGTTCGTCGCCCCATCAACCTTAGACAGAGAAGGCACGTTCGTGATGGCCCACTTGCCTTCTTGATCCTTGGCCGTTTGGATACTTGCTGCGATCCACACGCCATTGATTGTGCCCGCAACATTGCCGTTAACGAACGAACCGATGTACTCGTCCCACGAATTGACGATCTGCAAGACGCCTGAGTCAATGGCTTCCTTGTAAATGCGTGCCACTTCAATCAAAGCATCGTTGTTAGCAATTGTTGCCTTGCCGTCCTTGTCAAAAAGACCCTTGCCTGCCGAGCCGAGCATCATCATGACCAAGTCGGAGTTGCCGGCCATGGTTGACATCAATGGTTTGCCCGTCTTAGCGAGGATGTCTTTACCCTTGGCCAGGTAGTCATCCCAGGTGATGTCTTTGAAGTCATCAGCCTTGTAGCCAGCCTGCTCGAGGATATCAGTGCGCAGAGCCGAAATTGCCGTACCCGAGTCAAACGGGAGACCGTAATTTTTACCTTCGAAGGTAGATGACTTCACCACGGATTCGGGGAACTGTGAGAAGTCGATCTTCGCAGCGTCAATATTGGCGAAAATGTCTGGATAGTTGGCCACGTTCTTTTGGAACGAGTAGTTCTGCATGAGGAAGATATCCGGAAGCTGATCGTTCTGCCCCGACTGCGCGATCGTGGTGAGCTTAGGCTGCAAATCATCCCACGGCGTTTCCACAACGTTGAGTTTAAAGTTTGGATGATCCTTCTGATAGATTTTCTCCGCTTCCTTCAACGCATAGATATTGAATGCCGGGTCCCACGCCCAGACCGTGAGAGTCTCGCTCGCCGCGGTGGTCTTCGCCTCCTTGGCAGAATCAGAGCCACAGGCGGTTAATGCCAAGCCCAGTGCGAAAGCTGTAGCACCTGCTACCAGTTTTCTCAGAGATTTCATCATTGAACTCCTTCACTTCAAAGCTCACTTTGTCGGCACCTCCATTGGCGCCTTTCGGAGAGCTTGAAATCAAAATGTTTACGTTGCCACTCTACACACTCCCCAACGATTTCAACAACACTTTTCAATAACTTTCATATAACAAGATGCTCCATAAGCGTGCAGTATCACGGATCTGCCTCTCTCGGCAACTGATCCACCAAGCTTCCACCCGGCGTTGCTAACGTGAACATTTTTAGAGGTTATGCCTGCTAGAATACGTCCATGAGTCAGCTATCAGGAGCAACAAACAAGCCGTCTATCCAAGACGTCGCACGCCTTGCCGGCGTCTCCGCACAAACTGTTTCTCGTGTTGCTCGCGCCGTGCCCAATGTCAAAGAAAGCACTAAAGCCAAAGTGCTTCGCGCTATGGATCAGCTCGGTTACGTCCCGAATCGTGCGGCACGAGCGCTACGTTCCGGTCAGTACCGCACGCTTGGCGTCATCACCCAAAATCTCGGCCGCACCGGGGAAAGCCTCATTACCGCTGGCATCGCCGCGGAAGCTGAGGAACGCGGATACTCAGTCAACCTACGCCAAATTTCCCATCCCGGCACCCAAGAACTAGCTCAAGCAGGCTCCTACTTTAGCCATCAGGCTATTGACGGACTCATCGTGGTGCAAGCAGGATCAGCCACGATCCCCCACACACTTTCACACGGCACGCCAACAGTTGTATCGGATTCGCGATTCACCAATAACTTCTCATCGGTCGTCACCGACCAAGTACAGGGCACCCGCCTCGCCATTGAACATCTTCTCAGCTTGGGTCATACTCGGATCGCTCACATCGCAGGCCCAACTGAGTCACCGTCAGCGAATATTCGCCAAAATATTTGGCAGTCAACCCTCGAAGAGGCAGGTTTACCCCTCGGCCCGATCATGTACGGCAATTGGAGCGCGCGATCCGGCTACCAGGCAGGTCTCGCCCTCAGTGAGCTCCGCGTAAGCGCGATCTTCTCCGCAAACGACGAAATGGCGTTTGGCGCCATGCGGGCCTTGTATGAACAAGGCGTGTCCATCCCTGAAGATATTTCCATCGTTGGTTTCGACGATATCGCACTCGCTGAATATTCGGTCCTCCCGCTGACGACCGTCCGACAGGACTTCGAAACAATCGGACGTACACTCACAGATCTGGTTATCGCGCGGATTGCCTCACCCACAGCACCCATCGAACAACGGGTTATTCCTTCTGAACTCATTTTGCGTGGCTCAACGTGCCCAGCAGCTGTCGGATAGGGAAGCTTCCCCTGCCCGTGGACCTTTTCTGAAGATGTCCGATGAAGCCCCGTCGCTGCACTGAGGCTTAGGCCAAGCGCCGGCATTCATGTACGACGACGATCCGGGCCAGTACCCAGCAGGCCGACAGGGACCCGCGGGTACTGGCCCGCACATTTGTGCACATCCGCTTAGACCCGCACGCGTTCGCGCCAATCGTCAATCGACTCC includes these proteins:
- a CDS encoding glycoside hydrolase family 2 TIM barrel-domain containing protein translates to MTYVDQQTIADPTVFAVNRRRAHSDHRWFASRAEADAGDSSFETCLDGVWKYFHAHSPADVPAGLEHPEAEIAGWDDVVVPGHVQLAGYDRPQYVNVQYPWDGREDIEPGQVPMQFNPVSTYARDAVFPAAAPDQQLSFVAEGAESALALWVDGTFVGYSEGSFLPAEFDVTEFADGASHRIVCRVWKWSSGSWLEDQDFFRFSGLYRSVFLRLRPRCHIENIRVTSEIIPDGGTARISVEIEGIGLEKARVAAELDGVGEFTRDGNRLWMEVPSARLWTAEDPHLYRMRISVSDGELLEVIDQPVGIRTVAIEGALLRVNGKPVKLKGVNRHEFGPRGRVPDEELLKKDLIALKQLGVNAIRTSHYPNSTPFYELCDRLGFYVIAEAGLETHGMWDRIIRGEGGVELALPGDRDEWYAPVADRVTSMVARDRNHPCVIMWSLGNESYGGSVLARVADAARTMDSRPIHYEGVFHDQRYPGTSDVASQMYTPAAGVADYLREHSDKPFILCEFAHAMGNSFGAVDRYMDLMRREAHFQGVFVWDFADQALPIRDAAGREYFGYGGDFGEAPHDGDFSGNGLFFADHTPKPQTQALKALYQPLLIDVGEDGFTVDNEYVFVRTSHLTCEVSLSREGVCLESSPVAVDLDPGQRGTFALPFQLPTEVGEYAIDVRFLLAQAQLYAPGGFEVARGQHVFRVGEPPALPRRLTAGVRRTSGALKVIDTVHNIGVRGDCFEVLFSRLYGGLQSYTVGEPGRERQILAGTPSVNFWHAPTSNERGWGGPMEDGQWLLASRYSRMLGDMRVSDGDSIEVSWTLELASAPVSRCEISARVYPDSTVVLTARLEPGAGLGDPPEFGFLIPVDPSLRNVRWYGEGPEECAVDRRQGAYVGLYETDVETMLTPYLRPQECGSRTGVRWAQVTDAEGRGIEIVAQSEMEFSALPVSPFELENALHPHELGPHRRTWLRPGMRRGVGGDDSWGARTHPEYLVPQGPLEFTVAISAVGPK
- a CDS encoding carbohydrate ABC transporter permease produces the protein MTKTLRSAPQYIFLSIVALASLFPLYFMAVSATNESRDVLSTKLTPGSHLVENFNSLVASQDLASALWHSTVNAVATTALALIICSIAGYSFEIFHSRTKDRLMGVLLIAMMIPFAATMIPLFRMFARAGMVNSTWAVVLPAISTPFLILLFRQASRNFPHEILEAARIDGLGELSIFIRIYIPTMRSTYAAAAVITFMTAWNNFLWPKVILVDNAYQTMPMLVSNLSAGYVTDYGVLMLAVLIASLPAVVVFLALQRSFANGVTGAVK
- a CDS encoding carbohydrate ABC transporter permease: MARNTHSSGTVNAGRSRMRRRQILTSWSFIIPASLLILVTSFWPMVEAFILSFQTGKGTRLHVAEPIWMNYQRLLEDEIFMMTLKNTVIYLVIQVPIMLIAALVLAVILNRPGLKFKAFWRTAIFLPCAVSLVSYSLVFRTLFATDGFVNQTLMSWNLIEAPVNWLGQPGTARMVIILGLLWRWTGYNMIFYLAGLQNIDPSTIEAARIDGAGPIKTFWYVIVPQLKPIIVLTAILSTNGTLQLFDESWNLTKGGPAYGTMTMSHYLYELSFQKNPNFGYAAAISYVILILVAILAFIQLKVGDKRD
- a CDS encoding ABC transporter substrate-binding protein, with translation MMKSLRKLVAGATAFALGLALTACGSDSAKEAKTTAASETLTVWAWDPAFNIYALKEAEKIYQKDHPNFKLNVVETPWDDLQPKLTTIAQSGQNDQLPDIFLMQNYSFQKNVANYPDIFANIDAAKIDFSQFPESVVKSSTFEGKNYGLPFDSGTAISALRTDILEQAGYKADDFKDITWDDYLAKGKDILAKTGKPLMSTMAGNSDLVMMMLGSAGKGLFDKDGKATIANNDALIEVARIYKEAIDSGVLQIVNSWDEYIGSFVNGNVAGTINGVWIAASIQTAKDQEGKWAITNVPSLSKVDGATNYTSNGGSSWAISANANKELAQDFLAKTFAGSVDFYDTILSKAGAIANWIPAGKSSVYGEPQKFFGGQKVYSDVVGFGAKVPTVVTGIYHTEARDAVNTALTKIASGADAKTAFAEAQSTVEFAMK
- a CDS encoding LacI family DNA-binding transcriptional regulator, whose translation is MSQLSGATNKPSIQDVARLAGVSAQTVSRVARAVPNVKESTKAKVLRAMDQLGYVPNRAARALRSGQYRTLGVITQNLGRTGESLITAGIAAEAEERGYSVNLRQISHPGTQELAQAGSYFSHQAIDGLIVVQAGSATIPHTLSHGTPTVVSDSRFTNNFSSVVTDQVQGTRLAIEHLLSLGHTRIAHIAGPTESPSANIRQNIWQSTLEEAGLPLGPIMYGNWSARSGYQAGLALSELRVSAIFSANDEMAFGAMRALYEQGVSIPEDISIVGFDDIALAEYSVLPLTTVRQDFETIGRTLTDLVIARIASPTAPIEQRVIPSELILRGSTCPAAVG